The proteins below are encoded in one region of Bifidobacterium dentium JCM 1195 = DSM 20436:
- a CDS encoding carbohydrate kinase family protein, with protein MSKPTVISLGEILWDMLPTGKRAGGAPVNFAYHASQNGAEGYAISAVGNDELGAELIADAHKAGINTLVQTNEYPTGTVDVALTNGIPEYTIVKNVAWDHIKLTDELIDAVSKADAVCFGTLGLRSPESHDTIIELLKHTKEGALKFFDINLRSDFYSKELIEELLGYATVFKINDDELLLMRDMFELPGTTDEEACNWFIKNFGLEYIILTGGATFSTIIAKDGEVSTLHTPHVEVADTVGAGDSFSGSFTGKILTGAPLKEAHRAAVNTSAYVCTKEGGWPTYPAEGVPDYLAAAAK; from the coding sequence ATGTCCAAGCCAACCGTCATCTCCCTCGGCGAAATCCTTTGGGATATGCTCCCCACCGGCAAGCGTGCCGGCGGCGCCCCCGTCAACTTCGCCTATCATGCCTCGCAGAATGGCGCGGAAGGCTATGCCATCAGCGCAGTCGGCAACGACGAGCTCGGTGCAGAGCTGATCGCCGACGCCCACAAGGCCGGCATCAACACCTTGGTGCAGACCAACGAATACCCGACCGGCACCGTGGACGTGGCGCTGACCAACGGCATTCCGGAATACACCATCGTCAAGAACGTCGCTTGGGATCACATCAAGCTCACCGACGAACTCATCGACGCCGTTTCCAAGGCCGACGCCGTCTGCTTCGGCACCCTGGGTCTACGCTCCCCCGAGTCCCACGACACCATCATCGAACTGCTCAAGCACACCAAGGAAGGCGCGCTGAAGTTCTTCGACATCAATCTGCGCTCCGACTTCTACTCCAAGGAACTCATCGAAGAGCTGCTTGGCTACGCCACCGTGTTCAAGATCAACGATGACGAGCTGCTGCTCATGCGCGACATGTTCGAGCTTCCCGGAACCACCGACGAGGAAGCGTGCAACTGGTTCATCAAGAACTTCGGTCTGGAGTACATCATTCTGACCGGTGGTGCCACCTTCAGCACCATCATCGCCAAGGACGGCGAAGTCTCCACCCTGCACACCCCGCATGTCGAGGTCGCCGACACCGTCGGCGCAGGCGATTCCTTCTCCGGTTCCTTCACCGGCAAGATCCTCACCGGAGCCCCCCTCAAGGAAGCGCACCGTGCGGCCGTGAACACCTCCGCCTATGTGTGCACCAAGGAAGGCGGCTGGCCTACCTATCCGGCAGAAGGCGTTCCGGACTATCTCGCCGCGGCGGCCAAGTAA
- a CDS encoding glycoside hydrolase family 125 protein codes for MPPTTNAIPQSVSIFMQRITELCGTEHADWAENFNTCFANTLTTTVRRHDDGTTFLLTGDIPAMWLRDSSAQFRPYLVIAQDDPDMADLIAGLVRQQFRFINIDPYANAFNETPSGATWDPDDRTDSFGPWLWERKYEVDSLCYPIQLAWLLYRNTGLTSHFDESFVSGVRRILDTFETEQNHAESRYRFFRPNDDPRDSVPNEGLGGPFAVTGMTWSGFRPSDDACIYPYLVPSNMFAVVAMGHLRQIFTDVLDDAEIVRRAGKLQHDISDGIAQHATIRNAAGERIYAYETDGLGNALLMDDSNVPNLISAPYLGFCDADDPLYLATRRTLLSSENPYYFEGPFARAIGSPHTPTGYVWPIAMAMQGLTSNDRAEKERLLDQLVAADAGTHLMHESFDVSDPTQYTRPWFSWANMMFCELVMDFFGIRINT; via the coding sequence ATGCCACCGACCACCAATGCCATACCCCAATCCGTCTCCATCTTCATGCAACGCATCACCGAACTGTGCGGTACGGAACATGCGGACTGGGCCGAGAATTTCAACACCTGCTTCGCCAACACGCTGACCACCACCGTGCGTCGGCATGACGATGGCACCACGTTCCTTCTGACTGGCGACATCCCGGCCATGTGGCTGCGTGATTCCTCCGCACAGTTCCGCCCCTATCTCGTCATCGCCCAAGACGATCCGGACATGGCCGATCTCATCGCGGGGCTCGTCCGCCAGCAGTTCCGGTTCATCAACATCGACCCGTACGCCAACGCATTCAACGAGACGCCAAGCGGAGCCACTTGGGATCCTGACGATCGGACCGATTCGTTCGGACCTTGGCTATGGGAACGCAAATACGAAGTGGATTCGCTATGCTACCCCATCCAACTCGCATGGCTGCTGTATCGCAATACCGGACTGACCTCGCATTTCGACGAATCGTTCGTCTCCGGCGTGCGTCGCATCCTTGACACCTTCGAGACCGAACAGAATCACGCCGAGTCTCGGTACCGGTTCTTCCGCCCGAACGATGACCCGCGTGATTCCGTGCCGAACGAAGGCCTCGGCGGACCGTTTGCCGTCACTGGTATGACCTGGTCCGGATTCCGTCCCAGCGACGACGCCTGCATCTATCCGTACCTCGTGCCGTCCAACATGTTCGCGGTCGTGGCCATGGGCCATCTTCGGCAGATCTTCACCGACGTGCTCGATGATGCCGAAATCGTACGCCGCGCAGGCAAACTGCAGCACGACATCTCCGACGGCATCGCGCAACATGCCACCATACGCAACGCGGCGGGAGAACGGATCTACGCCTACGAGACGGATGGCCTGGGCAACGCCCTGCTCATGGACGACAGCAACGTACCCAATCTCATCTCGGCCCCATACCTGGGATTCTGCGATGCCGACGACCCGTTGTATCTGGCAACCCGCCGCACCTTGCTCAGCTCCGAGAATCCCTACTATTTCGAAGGACCCTTCGCCCGCGCCATCGGTTCCCCGCATACGCCAACCGGGTATGTCTGGCCAATCGCCATGGCCATGCAAGGCCTGACCAGCAACGACAGGGCTGAGAAGGAACGTCTCCTCGATCAGCTTGTCGCGGCGGACGCCGGCACGCATCTCATGCACGAAAGCTTCGACGTGAGTGATCCGACGCAGTACACCAGACCATGGTTCAGTTGGGCGAACATGATGTTCTGTGAGCTGGTCATGGACTTCTTCGGCATCCGCATCAACACATGA
- a CDS encoding AGE family epimerase/isomerase, which produces MTCAYSPEAYVFGSKENHDLLEAETNELLHFGHHFPAPRGGSYWLDDTGKPDLTQSIHTWITCRMAHVYSLGFLHGEPGAAELVDKAIAGLRGPLHDDEHGGWYPSISADGSTHEAGKVCYAHAFVILAATSAKLIGRPSADELLDEALETYDRHFWDDEIGLAVDTWNTEFTELDPYRGINANMHTTEAFLAVADVTGNEEYRERAGRIIDHVVGWARENDWRIPEHFTADWQPDLECNHDKPDDQFKPYGATPGHGIEWARLITQYALSSKTRSEEGKQQLIEAAENLFAQALADAWNAEGTIGLAYTTDWNGKPVVTDRMHWTLAESVNTSATLATVTGKQVYKDWYATFWQYIDEYLIDHENGSWFHQLNKDNQVIGTVWPGKSDLYHATQCTLIPRLDPAVSVAPALKANPNA; this is translated from the coding sequence ATGACCTGCGCATACTCCCCCGAAGCCTATGTGTTCGGCTCGAAGGAAAACCATGACCTGCTCGAGGCGGAAACCAATGAACTCCTGCATTTCGGCCATCATTTCCCCGCACCACGGGGCGGCTCCTACTGGCTGGATGACACCGGCAAGCCGGATCTGACCCAGAGCATCCACACGTGGATCACCTGCCGTATGGCTCACGTCTATTCCCTCGGCTTCCTTCATGGCGAACCTGGCGCGGCCGAACTCGTCGACAAGGCGATCGCCGGCCTGCGTGGCCCGCTGCACGATGACGAACACGGCGGCTGGTATCCGTCCATCTCCGCCGACGGCTCCACTCACGAAGCCGGCAAGGTCTGCTACGCCCACGCCTTCGTGATCCTCGCCGCCACTTCAGCCAAGCTCATCGGCCGCCCAAGTGCCGACGAATTGCTCGACGAAGCCCTCGAAACCTACGACAGGCATTTCTGGGATGATGAAATCGGCCTTGCCGTCGACACGTGGAACACCGAATTCACCGAGCTCGACCCGTATCGCGGCATCAACGCCAACATGCATACCACCGAGGCCTTCCTCGCCGTCGCCGACGTGACCGGCAACGAGGAGTACCGTGAACGCGCAGGTCGCATCATCGACCATGTGGTCGGTTGGGCCCGCGAAAACGACTGGCGCATCCCGGAACACTTCACCGCCGACTGGCAGCCGGATCTCGAATGCAACCACGACAAGCCGGACGACCAGTTCAAGCCGTATGGCGCCACTCCGGGCCACGGCATCGAATGGGCCCGTCTGATCACCCAGTACGCGCTGAGTTCCAAGACCCGTTCCGAAGAAGGCAAGCAACAGCTCATCGAAGCCGCCGAAAACCTGTTCGCCCAGGCTCTGGCCGACGCGTGGAACGCCGAGGGCACCATCGGTCTGGCCTACACCACCGACTGGAACGGCAAGCCGGTCGTCACCGACCGCATGCATTGGACGCTCGCCGAATCCGTGAACACCTCCGCTACCCTGGCCACCGTCACCGGCAAGCAGGTGTACAAGGATTGGTACGCAACCTTCTGGCAGTACATCGACGAGTATCTGATCGACCATGAGAACGGCTCCTGGTTCCATCAGCTGAACAAGGACAATCAGGTCATCGGCACCGTGTGGCCGGGCAAGTCCGACCTGTATCATGCCACGCAGTGCACGCTGATTCCGCGTCTCGATCCCGCCGTTTCCGTAGCGCCGGCGCTCAAGGCCAATCCGAACGCCTGA
- a CDS encoding cell division protein FtsQ/DivIB encodes MARRVISSGKESDSSQQHQGRSVQGRSVSSDGSRCESGGFVDARTLRSEDLVAKTLEETSGALGVITRPKVVDFSARLKERRKANTRMIVMRVAAFVGAVAAIVALVWLLFFSSVFRLESSGISVVGANEWVSQEQVLSIARQQAGKSLLLVSGGDVETTIKDIPGVTSAKAIKHLPNSLEVTIKAQKPAAMLKTSEGTMTAVDSRGRVLNSVSGASVEGIPVIEVTDVNESLQNRSIKEALQILSSLPDSMRNSITKVTAETQDSITTELNDGDKVIVWGDSSQLKLKKAVVDKIINDPNVIGDKHNVDVSAPLRPIIK; translated from the coding sequence ATGGCGCGCCGGGTCATCAGTTCGGGCAAGGAATCGGACTCCAGCCAACAACATCAGGGGCGCTCCGTGCAGGGGCGCTCCGTCTCGAGCGATGGTTCACGTTGCGAATCCGGAGGATTCGTGGACGCCCGTACGCTGCGCAGCGAGGATCTGGTCGCCAAGACGCTTGAGGAGACCTCCGGCGCGCTGGGTGTGATCACGCGACCGAAAGTCGTCGATTTCAGTGCGCGGTTGAAGGAACGGCGCAAGGCCAACACCCGAATGATCGTCATGCGTGTGGCCGCTTTCGTCGGTGCGGTTGCGGCTATCGTCGCACTGGTCTGGTTGCTGTTCTTCTCATCCGTATTCAGATTGGAATCCTCCGGCATCAGTGTCGTTGGCGCCAACGAATGGGTGAGTCAGGAGCAGGTGCTGTCGATCGCCCGTCAGCAGGCCGGCAAATCTCTGCTACTCGTGTCCGGCGGCGATGTCGAAACAACGATCAAGGACATTCCCGGCGTCACTTCGGCAAAGGCGATCAAGCATCTGCCGAATTCCCTGGAAGTGACCATCAAGGCACAGAAGCCCGCAGCCATGCTGAAAACCTCCGAAGGCACCATGACGGCCGTCGATAGCCGAGGACGTGTGCTCAATTCCGTCAGCGGGGCGTCCGTCGAGGGGATTCCGGTCATCGAAGTGACCGACGTCAATGAAAGCCTGCAAAATCGTTCCATCAAGGAAGCGTTGCAAATCCTAAGCTCTCTACCGGATTCGATGCGCAACTCCATCACCAAGGTCACCGCGGAAACGCAGGATTCCATCACGACCGAACTCAATGATGGAGACAAGGTGATTGTGTGGGGTGACTCTTCGCAGCTCAAGCTCAAAAAGGCGGTCGTCGACAAGATCATCAATGATCCCAACGTAATCGGAGACAAGCATAACGTTGATGTGTCCGCGCCCTTGCGACCCATCATCAAATAG
- the murC gene encoding UDP-N-acetylmuramate--L-alanine ligase, whose protein sequence is MSDNQRDAGTIILDPTHASFGPGEGVDDLGKTHFIGIGGAGMSVLAEMLHEQGVHVDGSDREPSAKTERLQGLGIAVEFGQRAENVEGARTVVFSSAIKPDNPEIVAAYEAGERIVHRSDILALLMQSKRAVTVAGAHGKTTTSSMLAHILVNAGEGELADPSYAIGGSIQGKDGATLDGGHAGKGSVLVAEADESDGSFAKYHPEIAIITNAEADHLDHYGTEAKYRAAFVEHAGCAGKAVIMCGDDDGALAVLRALKTEVARHVVVYSTQPSEDLGDLNGAAHVRIESESESTQSGAEHFILHLPAGLVDVEERRVPVTLTVPGIHNARNATAALLAAVMLGVDVERAAAAATSFLGAARRFQIRGSVNQVTVIDDYAHHPTEIAALLDAARRRYPEAGIHVIFQPHLFSRTMFFAREFAEALAKADDVIVTGIFPAREKQEDFPTVSPDTIVNEAVKLEHEPADDWIRGVDDMRTAAQMMVMRAHHGDVIFTVGAGDITQMDPVILHALEAHRWDCAR, encoded by the coding sequence GTGTCTGACAACCAGCGTGATGCCGGTACCATTATTCTTGATCCAACCCATGCGTCCTTCGGCCCCGGAGAGGGCGTGGATGATCTTGGGAAAACCCACTTCATCGGCATCGGCGGAGCCGGTATGAGCGTGCTTGCCGAGATGCTGCATGAGCAGGGCGTGCACGTGGACGGCTCCGACCGCGAGCCGAGCGCCAAAACCGAGCGACTGCAAGGGCTTGGCATTGCCGTGGAATTCGGGCAGCGGGCCGAAAACGTCGAGGGTGCGCGCACGGTGGTGTTTTCCAGCGCCATCAAGCCCGATAATCCGGAGATCGTGGCGGCCTACGAGGCCGGCGAACGCATCGTGCACCGCAGCGACATCCTTGCGTTGCTCATGCAGTCGAAGCGCGCCGTGACCGTTGCGGGCGCCCACGGAAAGACGACCACCAGTTCCATGCTCGCCCACATCCTCGTCAACGCAGGCGAAGGCGAGTTGGCGGATCCGAGCTATGCCATCGGCGGTTCCATTCAGGGCAAGGATGGTGCGACCCTCGACGGTGGCCATGCCGGTAAAGGCAGCGTGCTCGTAGCGGAAGCCGACGAATCCGATGGCAGCTTCGCCAAATACCATCCTGAAATCGCCATCATCACCAATGCGGAGGCCGATCATCTCGACCATTACGGCACGGAGGCCAAGTATCGTGCGGCGTTCGTGGAACATGCGGGGTGTGCGGGCAAGGCCGTGATCATGTGCGGCGACGATGATGGCGCATTGGCTGTACTGCGTGCGCTCAAGACGGAGGTGGCACGGCATGTCGTGGTGTATTCCACTCAGCCATCCGAGGATCTCGGCGATCTGAACGGCGCCGCTCACGTACGTATCGAATCGGAGAGCGAAAGCACGCAAAGCGGTGCCGAGCATTTCATCCTGCACCTGCCGGCCGGACTGGTCGATGTCGAGGAACGCCGCGTTCCGGTCACCCTCACCGTTCCCGGCATTCATAATGCAAGGAACGCCACGGCGGCCCTGCTTGCTGCGGTGATGCTTGGCGTCGACGTGGAGCGTGCCGCAGCCGCGGCGACGTCATTCCTGGGCGCCGCACGGCGTTTCCAGATTCGAGGCAGCGTCAACCAAGTGACCGTCATCGACGATTACGCACATCATCCTACCGAGATCGCGGCGTTGTTGGATGCCGCCCGCCGTCGCTATCCGGAAGCCGGAATCCATGTGATCTTCCAGCCGCATCTGTTCTCTCGTACCATGTTTTTCGCCCGTGAATTCGCCGAGGCGTTGGCCAAGGCCGATGATGTGATCGTCACCGGCATCTTCCCGGCTCGTGAAAAGCAGGAGGATTTCCCGACCGTCAGCCCCGACACGATCGTCAACGAGGCCGTGAAGCTTGAACATGAGCCCGCCGATGATTGGATCCGCGGCGTCGACGACATGCGCACCGCAGCCCAGATGATGGTGATGCGTGCCCATCATGGTGATGTCATCTTCACCGTCGGCGCAGGAGACATCACGCAGATGGATCCGGTGATTCTGCATGCTTTGGAAGCTCACCGTTGGGATTGCGCACGCTGA
- a CDS encoding UDP-N-acetylglucosamine--N-acetylmuramyl-(pentapeptide) pyrophosphoryl-undecaprenol N-acetylglucosamine transferase, producing MSTRKHIVLAGGGTAGHVNPLLAVAQVIRSLEPDADIAVVGTAVGLEHNLVPQAGFQLETIEKVPFPRKPNMAALKFPAQWRRETAKVRDILTRHEAQVVVGFGGYTSAPVYAAAHSMGIPIAMHEQNARAGMANRLGARWADMIGSAYADTGLKPRRGVSVERVGLPLRPAIARLASDLGHDRVAVRREAAAQLGIDPERPLVVVTGGSLGAVNVNRAVAGSAKELLRHAQVIHLTGKGKSEEVRSLVSVNAGEHVLGELGADHVGEGDYRVAEYLERIDLAFACADLVICRSGAGTVSELTALGLPAIYVPLPIGNGEQRFNAQPVVDAHGGLMVADGEFNVDWVRRHVPQLLADSETLAEYGRNAWNYGIRDAAEVMAERVLALIGRQTA from the coding sequence ATGAGCACTCGGAAGCATATCGTTCTGGCTGGCGGCGGCACCGCCGGCCATGTCAATCCACTTCTCGCCGTGGCCCAGGTGATTCGTTCCCTGGAACCTGATGCGGATATCGCGGTCGTGGGCACTGCAGTCGGACTTGAGCATAATCTGGTGCCGCAGGCCGGTTTCCAGCTGGAAACGATCGAGAAAGTGCCGTTTCCGCGCAAGCCCAATATGGCCGCATTGAAATTCCCCGCCCAGTGGAGGCGTGAGACCGCAAAGGTGCGTGACATCCTCACCCGTCATGAAGCCCAGGTCGTGGTGGGATTCGGCGGCTACACATCGGCTCCGGTATATGCCGCCGCACACAGCATGGGCATTCCGATCGCCATGCACGAGCAGAATGCGCGTGCCGGTATGGCCAACAGACTGGGCGCACGGTGGGCCGATATGATCGGTTCCGCTTACGCGGATACCGGTCTGAAGCCCCGCAGGGGCGTGTCCGTCGAGCGTGTGGGACTGCCGTTGCGTCCGGCCATCGCACGGCTCGCTTCAGATCTTGGACATGATCGTGTCGCAGTCAGGCGTGAGGCGGCCGCACAGCTTGGCATCGATCCGGAACGTCCGCTGGTCGTGGTGACCGGCGGCTCCTTGGGTGCGGTGAACGTGAATCGTGCGGTGGCCGGTTCGGCCAAGGAGCTACTGCGGCATGCGCAGGTGATTCACCTGACCGGAAAAGGCAAAAGCGAAGAAGTGCGCTCCCTGGTATCGGTGAACGCGGGGGAGCATGTGCTTGGCGAGCTTGGAGCCGATCATGTTGGCGAGGGTGACTATCGTGTCGCCGAGTATCTGGAACGGATCGATCTGGCGTTTGCCTGCGCTGATCTGGTTATCTGCCGTTCCGGTGCGGGCACCGTTTCGGAATTGACGGCTTTGGGTCTGCCTGCCATCTATGTGCCGCTGCCGATTGGCAATGGTGAGCAACGCTTCAACGCGCAGCCGGTGGTGGATGCGCATGGGGGACTGATGGTCGCCGATGGTGAATTCAACGTGGATTGGGTCAGGCGTCATGTGCCGCAACTGCTCGCCGATTCCGAAACGCTTGCCGAATATGGTCGCAACGCTTGGAACTATGGCATTCGTGATGCGGCCGAGGTCATGGCCGAGCGGGTGCTGGCGCTCATCGGGCGGCAAACGGCGTGA
- a CDS encoding peptidoglycan glycosyltransferase FtsW, whose product MAKPKASRIVSSSATDAVARTARSTSRNEDKTARRPEDFHAFVGVRSLFNPLWCFHGFRLSVIILTLFGVIMVFSSSSVNMIANGLSPWAQALKQGGFCVVGFAVALLTMMVPASVYRKISFIMLCGAMMLQALTLTPLGVEVNGNKGWIGIKNVFTIQPAEIVKLALCVWMPCELIRARKRLRKEGFLKAYGKLGLGYLLSLGLVMSGKDLGTCMILLAIGAVALILGDFPGKWLALIGASGVLLVGGLVLSSPNRMGRILATYQTCSASDLQGVCYQAVHGKYAIASGGLLGVGIGNSGEKWGYLPEAHNDFIFAIIGEETGFIGASIVILLFVVLGWCMLVVALQARNRYVTMVLACITVWIVGQAIVNIGVVIGLFPVMGVPMPFVSAGGSSLIMCLGAAGIAVSMMKEQPQIKAETAKA is encoded by the coding sequence ATGGCGAAGCCTAAAGCGAGCCGTATCGTATCATCATCGGCGACCGATGCCGTTGCCCGAACCGCACGATCCACATCCCGCAATGAGGATAAGACGGCGCGACGGCCTGAGGATTTTCACGCATTCGTCGGGGTGCGGAGCCTGTTCAACCCTCTATGGTGTTTCCATGGATTCCGGCTGTCGGTGATCATCCTCACGTTGTTCGGCGTGATCATGGTGTTCTCGAGTTCGTCGGTGAACATGATTGCCAACGGCTTGTCACCGTGGGCTCAGGCCCTGAAGCAGGGCGGATTCTGCGTGGTCGGGTTTGCCGTCGCCCTGCTGACGATGATGGTTCCCGCCTCGGTGTATCGCAAGATCAGCTTCATCATGCTGTGCGGGGCGATGATGTTGCAGGCGTTGACGCTCACCCCGCTCGGCGTGGAGGTCAACGGCAACAAGGGTTGGATCGGCATCAAGAACGTGTTCACCATACAGCCTGCGGAAATCGTCAAGCTGGCATTATGCGTCTGGATGCCCTGCGAGCTGATCCGCGCACGTAAACGGCTTCGCAAGGAGGGTTTCCTCAAGGCGTATGGGAAGCTGGGCCTAGGATATCTGTTGAGCTTGGGGCTGGTAATGTCCGGCAAGGATCTCGGCACCTGCATGATTTTGCTTGCCATCGGTGCGGTCGCATTGATTCTCGGGGATTTTCCCGGCAAATGGCTGGCCTTGATCGGCGCCTCGGGCGTGCTGCTCGTCGGCGGACTCGTGTTGAGCAGTCCGAACCGAATGGGGCGCATCCTGGCTACATACCAGACGTGTTCGGCCTCCGACCTGCAAGGCGTGTGCTATCAGGCGGTGCATGGCAAATATGCCATCGCATCGGGCGGTCTTCTCGGGGTGGGCATCGGCAATTCCGGAGAGAAATGGGGTTATCTGCCCGAGGCGCACAACGATTTTATTTTCGCCATCATCGGTGAGGAGACAGGGTTCATCGGGGCTTCGATAGTCATACTCCTGTTCGTGGTGCTCGGCTGGTGCATGCTTGTGGTGGCACTGCAGGCACGGAACCGGTACGTGACGATGGTGCTGGCATGCATCACCGTGTGGATCGTAGGGCAGGCCATCGTCAACATCGGTGTCGTGATCGGTCTGTTCCCCGTCATGGGCGTGCCCATGCCGTTCGTCTCGGCGGGTGGTTCGTCGCTGATCATGTGTCTGGGTGCCGCGGGCATTGCCGTCAGCATGATGAAGGAACAGCCGCAGATCAAGGCGGAGACGGCCAAGGCCTGA
- the murD gene encoding UDP-N-acetylmuramoyl-L-alanine--D-glutamate ligase: MDVNGKTVIVAGLGISGRSMMQVLKPRAGKVIGVDEKQPDADLHSFDQIDWDDVDLVMTSPVFNPRTPFILEAQRRGIPVMSEVELAWQLRVNADSTGEPARWIGITGTNGKTSTTEMTSEMLTACGLTAPAVGNIGKAVSHAAVDPANDVLCVELSSFQLHFTDSLALDGAAITNIADDHLDWHGGIDNYAADKAKVFHRASKALVYNADDIRVTELAERAETAEGCRRIGFTLHKPEAGQIGIVDGWIVDMSGVAGGEPDQPVKVAKIADFTHLTEPDGTVYPHLLADALTALALALGLGVDKGTAIAALQRFTPGGHRIQTVATAHESDGGIIRFVDDSKATNAHAAKASLNSFADKSVVWIAGGLAKGSRFERLVADQAHTIKAAVIIGEDQQPMLDAFKASAPQIPLTVIDPADKSTVMARAVNAAGAYAESGDVVLMAPACASMDQFVSYADRGNQFADEARRWVSEHGEA; encoded by the coding sequence ATGGATGTGAACGGTAAGACCGTGATCGTGGCGGGTCTGGGTATTTCGGGCCGAAGCATGATGCAGGTACTGAAGCCAAGGGCTGGCAAGGTCATCGGCGTGGATGAAAAGCAGCCCGATGCCGACCTGCACTCCTTCGACCAGATCGATTGGGACGACGTGGATCTGGTGATGACCTCTCCGGTGTTCAATCCACGTACGCCGTTCATCCTTGAGGCGCAGCGCCGTGGCATCCCCGTGATGAGCGAGGTGGAGCTGGCATGGCAACTGCGTGTGAACGCCGATTCCACCGGCGAACCTGCACGTTGGATCGGCATCACCGGAACCAATGGCAAGACCTCCACCACGGAAATGACCTCCGAGATGCTTACCGCCTGCGGACTCACCGCACCGGCCGTCGGTAACATCGGCAAGGCGGTCTCACATGCCGCGGTCGATCCCGCCAATGACGTGCTATGCGTTGAATTGAGCTCCTTCCAACTGCATTTCACGGATTCGCTCGCATTGGATGGTGCGGCCATCACCAACATCGCCGATGATCATCTTGACTGGCATGGAGGCATTGACAACTACGCGGCCGATAAGGCGAAGGTGTTCCATCGTGCCAGCAAGGCACTGGTCTACAATGCCGACGACATTCGTGTCACCGAATTGGCCGAACGGGCCGAAACGGCGGAGGGTTGCCGCCGTATCGGATTTACGTTGCATAAGCCGGAGGCGGGCCAGATCGGCATCGTCGACGGTTGGATCGTCGATATGAGCGGCGTTGCCGGCGGCGAACCGGATCAGCCCGTGAAAGTGGCCAAAATCGCCGACTTCACGCATCTGACCGAGCCGGATGGCACGGTATATCCGCATCTGCTTGCGGACGCGCTGACCGCGCTGGCGCTGGCATTGGGATTGGGCGTCGACAAAGGCACGGCCATCGCCGCGTTGCAGCGGTTCACGCCGGGTGGCCATCGGATTCAGACCGTCGCCACGGCCCACGAGTCCGATGGCGGCATCATTCGTTTCGTCGATGATTCCAAAGCTACGAATGCGCATGCGGCCAAGGCCTCGCTGAACAGTTTCGCCGACAAGTCCGTGGTGTGGATCGCCGGTGGTCTTGCCAAGGGAAGCCGTTTCGAACGGCTTGTAGCCGATCAGGCGCACACCATCAAGGCGGCCGTCATCATCGGCGAGGACCAGCAGCCGATGCTTGACGCCTTCAAGGCCAGCGCCCCGCAGATTCCATTGACCGTCATCGATCCGGCGGATAAGTCCACCGTCATGGCCAGGGCCGTGAACGCGGCCGGCGCATATGCCGAATCGGGCGATGTGGTGCTTATGGCTCCGGCTTGCGCATCCATGGACCAGTTCGTATCGTATGCCGATCGCGGTAACCAGTTCGCAGACGAGGCACGACGATGGGTGAGCGAGCATGGCGAAGCCTAA